The sequence GCATCCTGGACGGCACCCACAAGGACTGGCGTCGCGGCCGCGCCGCAGCCGTGTCCATGGTGCCTTCAAGCACGGGCGCCGCCAAGGCTGTGGGGCAGGTCATGCCGGAACTGGAAGGCAAGCTCAACGGCATGTCGGTGCGTATTCCCACCTTTGACTGCTCGCTGGTCGACCTGACCTGTGAAGTGGAAAAAGCCTGTGATGCCGCCGCTGTCAATGCGGCCCTTCAGGCTGCCAGCAAGGGCGCTCTGGCCGAAAACATGGGCTATTCCGAAGAACCGCTGGTGTCCATAGACTACAAGGGCAGCACCTTCGGCGGCGTGGTGGATGCGCTTTCCACCCAGGTGCTTGACGGCACGATGGTCAAACTGCTCATCTGGTACGACAACGAATCCGGCTTCACCAACCAGTTGCTGCGCCTGCTTCGCATGGTGGGCAAGGACTGCTGATAAAGACCGCGCCTTGCCCTGCCGGGCAGGGATGGGCATGAATTACAAGCGCGGCGGGTTGCAATCCCCGCCGCGCTCTGCTTTTGTTCGCCCGTTTTGACAGCCCCTGTCGCAGCGCATGCTTCACTCTGTCCCTTTTGGGCCTTTCTCAACCCCAGATTTGACGTGCGTGACCCCAGGCAAATTCTGCTCACCACTCGCCAGCATGGGAAAATTTTTCCTCTTTTCTTTGCCACGCTTTAAGCCTTGGCTAACAAAACTGGCTCTACGCAAGGCTTTACAGGCATCTCACCAGAACTCGCCATTTGCGCCGAGCCCTAATACTTTTTGCCGTTGCGCCGATTAAGTGGACAAAAGGTGGTAGCACGCAAGGACGCGTCGGCATTTCGCGCCGCCTGTGACATACAGCATTCATGGAGGAATGTATGTATATCAATCATAATACCATGGCCTCGCAAGTAGGCAACAATCTGGCCTCGCACTACAGCGACCTGAAAACCTCTACCTCGCGGCTGTCATCCGGCCTGCGCATCAATTCCGCTGCGGACGATGCCGCCGGTCTGGCCATTCGCGAACTCATGCGTACCGATATCGCCGCCCTGCAACAGGGCGTGCGTAACGCCAATGACGCCATTTCCCTCATTCAGACCGCCGACGGCGCCTTGGGCATCATCGACGAAAAGCTGACCCGCATGAAGGAACTGGCCGAACAGGCCGCCACCGGTACCTATGACTCCACCCAGCGCCTGATGATTGAATCGGAGTACCAGGCCATGGCTTCGGAAATTACCCGAATCGCCAACGCCACGGACTTCAACGGCATCCATCTGCTGGACGGCAACCTGTCGAGCGACACGCACACAGGCAGCACCATGTCCAGCACTGGCAAGCTGAAGGTACACTTTGGCACAGCCAACGATTCGGCGGAAGACTACTACTACATCCAGATCGGCACGAGTACTGCCTCTGCTCTTGGTGTAGGCAATCAGGCTGCCACCACTGCTGCCGGCAGATCGGTATCGACTCAGGAAGCGGCGCAGAAGGCTCTTGTAGCCATCACAAACGCCGTGGTCTCCAAGGACAAGATCCGGGCGCACCTGGGCGCGCTGCAAAACCGGCTGGAAAACACCATCTCCAATCTGAGCACGCAGGCCGAAAATCTGCAGGCGGCGGAATCCCGCATTTCTGACGTGGATGTGGCCACGGAAATGACGAAGTTCGTCCGCAACCAAATTCTTACCCAGTCGTCTGTGGCTATGCTCTCGCAGGCCAACAGCATGCCCAAGCTGGCCTTGAACCTGATTTCCGGTTAGTGGCAAAACCAGGTGGTGGAGGGCAATAGCCCAGGACCGGCCAAGAGGCTGGGGAGAGCTTTAAGGCCATAACCAACACGTTTCTGATGAAAGCCGGGTCGTACGCGACCCGGCTTTTTTACGCCCTGCTATCTTCTGAGCTTCGGAAAATACCGCACTGGCACAGCAGCCCCAGCAGTTTTTCAGCACGCACAGTCCTTCCTTTTCCCCATTTCCACTCTTGCGCGACGGCCTCTTGCGCGCCTGCCCCGTCAACATTTCTGCGCTTGTTCAAAAAACAATGCGATGTCCCACCTGTTTTGCCTTGGCTTTCCTTACGCAGGATAGCCGTGGGCAGGCAAAAAATATTTGCCGCAGCAGCATACCTCAAAAATTCGCATCATAGAGATATTTGTATAT is a genomic window of uncultured Desulfovibrio sp. containing:
- a CDS encoding flagellin, which encodes MYINHNTMASQVGNNLASHYSDLKTSTSRLSSGLRINSAADDAAGLAIRELMRTDIAALQQGVRNANDAISLIQTADGALGIIDEKLTRMKELAEQAATGTYDSTQRLMIESEYQAMASEITRIANATDFNGIHLLDGNLSSDTHTGSTMSSTGKLKVHFGTANDSAEDYYYIQIGTSTASALGVGNQAATTAAGRSVSTQEAAQKALVAITNAVVSKDKIRAHLGALQNRLENTISNLSTQAENLQAAESRISDVDVATEMTKFVRNQILTQSSVAMLSQANSMPKLALNLISG